One region of Cobetia sp. cqz5-12 genomic DNA includes:
- the folE gene encoding GTP cyclohydrolase I FolE encodes MTEEIANHYRQIITALGEDPEREGLLDTPKRAAKAMQYLTHGYHQSLEEIVNGAVFTSDTDEMVLVKDIELYSMCEHHLLPFIGKCHIAYLPSGKVLGLSKFARIVDMYSRRMQIQENLTKQIAEAVQQVTGARGVAVVVEARHMCMMMRGVEKQNSSMKTSVMLGAFRDNQPTRQEFLTLIS; translated from the coding sequence ATGACCGAAGAGATTGCCAACCACTACCGCCAGATCATCACCGCATTGGGTGAGGATCCAGAGCGTGAGGGCCTGCTGGATACGCCCAAGCGCGCGGCCAAGGCCATGCAGTACCTGACTCATGGCTATCATCAGTCGTTGGAGGAGATCGTCAACGGCGCTGTCTTCACCTCCGATACGGACGAGATGGTACTGGTCAAGGACATCGAGCTTTACTCGATGTGCGAGCATCACCTGCTACCGTTCATCGGCAAGTGCCACATCGCCTATCTGCCGTCTGGCAAGGTGCTCGGTCTGTCCAAGTTCGCGCGTATCGTCGACATGTATTCGCGTCGCATGCAGATCCAGGAAAACCTCACCAAGCAGATCGCCGAGGCCGTTCAGCAGGTCACCGGTGCACGTGGTGTGGCCGTCGTGGTCGAAGCGCGTCACATGTGCATGATGATGCGTGGGGTGGAAAAGCAGAATTCCAGCATGAAGACGTCCGTGATGCTGGGCGCCTTCCGCGACAATCAGCCGACCCGTCAGGAATTCCTGACGTTGATCAGCTGA
- the folX gene encoding dihydroneopterin triphosphate 2'-epimerase, with amino-acid sequence MPMHALHDEHLDHDLATIRIKNLRLRTYIGINEDEIQNRQDVVINVVIRYRAARAVQFNHISEALNYRTITKQLIAHVEEGRFALLERMTREVLDIVMAHEQVLTAQVEIDKPHALRFSDSVSVTLSDSREAHD; translated from the coding sequence ATGCCGATGCATGCCTTGCACGATGAACATCTCGATCACGATCTCGCCACCATTCGCATCAAGAATCTCCGTCTGCGCACCTATATCGGGATCAATGAAGACGAGATCCAGAACCGCCAGGATGTCGTGATCAACGTGGTGATCCGCTATCGCGCGGCACGCGCCGTGCAGTTCAATCACATCAGTGAAGCGCTCAATTACCGCACCATCACCAAGCAGTTGATCGCGCATGTCGAGGAAGGGCGTTTCGCGCTGCTCGAACGCATGACCCGTGAGGTGCTGGATATCGTGATGGCGCACGAACAGGTGCTGACGGCGCAGGTCGAGATCGACAAGCCACATGCCTTGCGCTTCTCTGACTCGGTGTCCGTCACCCTGTCGGACAGTCGCGAAGCGCATGACTAG
- a CDS encoding NAD-dependent succinate-semialdehyde dehydrogenase, which produces MEHLNDTSLFRPFAYIDGGWVAADSGEQIEVDNPATGEIIGRVPRLGYAETERAIEAAQRSFADWKETPALERADILMKWYALMLEHKDDLAQIMTLEQGKPLAEAAGEIQYAASFLRWFAEEGQRVYGDTIPAAKRDQRILVLKQPVGVVGAITPWNFPASMITRKAGAALAAGCPIVVKPASQTPFSALALAVLAERAGVPRGVFNVVPGSAKDIARAMTDSSIVRKVTFTGSTEVGRGLMANAAQHIQKISLELGGNAPFLVFEDADLDAAVEGAMAAKFRNAGQTCVCTNRFLVQSSVVNAFSEKLAAAMNAELTVGNGLEEGVKVGPLIDGDAVEKVTEHVQDALDKGAELLLGGHPHPLGGSFFTPTLISQVTPEMKVAREETFGPLAAIFPFESEEEAIEMANDTEFGLASYFYSSDLKRVWRVSEGLDYGMVGINTGLISNAAAPFGGTKASGLGREGSKYGLEEYMETKYLCLSLG; this is translated from the coding sequence ATGGAACATCTCAACGATACCAGTCTGTTTCGTCCATTTGCCTATATCGACGGTGGCTGGGTAGCCGCGGATTCCGGCGAGCAGATCGAGGTCGACAATCCTGCCACCGGCGAGATCATCGGCCGCGTGCCTCGGCTGGGTTACGCCGAGACTGAACGCGCCATCGAGGCAGCGCAGCGCTCCTTTGCTGACTGGAAGGAGACGCCGGCGCTGGAGCGCGCTGACATCCTGATGAAGTGGTATGCCTTGATGCTGGAGCACAAGGATGATCTGGCGCAGATCATGACGCTGGAGCAGGGCAAGCCCCTCGCCGAAGCCGCCGGTGAAATCCAGTATGCGGCCAGCTTCCTGCGCTGGTTCGCCGAAGAAGGCCAGCGCGTGTATGGCGACACCATTCCGGCCGCCAAGCGTGACCAGCGTATCCTGGTGCTCAAGCAGCCGGTCGGGGTGGTGGGGGCGATCACGCCGTGGAACTTCCCGGCCTCGATGATCACCCGCAAGGCGGGCGCCGCACTGGCCGCGGGCTGCCCGATCGTGGTCAAGCCGGCCAGCCAGACCCCGTTCTCGGCGCTGGCGCTGGCGGTGCTGGCGGAACGCGCTGGCGTGCCGCGCGGCGTCTTCAATGTCGTGCCGGGCTCGGCCAAGGACATCGCCAGGGCGATGACCGATTCCAGCATCGTGCGCAAGGTGACCTTTACCGGCTCCACGGAAGTCGGGCGTGGCCTGATGGCAAATGCCGCGCAGCATATCCAGAAGATCTCGCTGGAGCTTGGCGGCAACGCGCCCTTCCTGGTGTTCGAAGATGCTGATCTCGATGCGGCGGTGGAAGGCGCGATGGCAGCCAAGTTTCGCAATGCCGGCCAGACCTGCGTCTGCACCAATCGCTTCCTGGTGCAGTCCAGCGTGGTCAATGCCTTCAGCGAGAAGCTGGCTGCCGCGATGAACGCCGAGCTGACCGTTGGCAATGGTCTGGAGGAGGGCGTCAAGGTCGGCCCGTTGATCGATGGCGATGCCGTCGAGAAGGTCACCGAGCACGTGCAGGATGCTCTCGACAAGGGCGCCGAGCTGCTGCTGGGCGGCCATCCGCATCCGCTGGGGGGCAGCTTCTTCACGCCGACCCTGATCTCGCAGGTGACGCCGGAGATGAAAGTCGCCCGTGAGGAAACCTTCGGTCCGCTGGCGGCGATCTTCCCCTTCGAGAGCGAAGAAGAGGCGATCGAGATGGCCAACGACACCGAATTCGGACTGGCCAGTTATTTCTACAGCAGCGATCTCAAGCGCGTCTGGCGTGTTTCGGAAGGTCTGGACTACGGCATGGTCGGCATCAACACCGGCCTGATTTCCAACGCCGCGGCACCTTTCGGCGGCACCAAGGCATCGGGGCTGGGCCGTGAAGGCTCCAAGTATGGGCTCGAGGAATACATGGAAACCAAGTATCTGTGTCTCTCACTTGGCTGA